Part of the Salminus brasiliensis chromosome 2, fSalBra1.hap2, whole genome shotgun sequence genome, AAAAGAAAATGGATCTAGACCTCAGGGAGTGATTAGGTCAATACTTATTTACTTACAAGGCTTACTGCTCAGATTGGGGCTGGGGAGCAATCTCAGAGTACATCAGTCCCTCTGCTGAGATTGCGTCCCCCAGCCCGACTGTCCGGAGTGGTTGTTTGCACACCAGTACTGGACTAAGATAGAAGGTCACGTTCCTCCTTCGCCACACGGTAACCGGACTGGATGGTTCCAACACCAAGCTCTCTCTAGGCTCTGAAAATGAGCTGTAGAACCTCAGTGGCACTTTGAGCACCACTTTGCTAACATCCACAGCCTGTAGGCCACATGCCTGACTGCTGGCCACACGTGCCCCAGCCGCCACCGCTGCTCGCTGGTTCGCCCAGTGCCCGTCGACAGTAGCCAGGATGTGGTAGGCCAGAGTGTGGAAGTGTATCCTAGTCAGATCAGCCTCGGACTCCGGGTCAGCCCTCCCGTGCTGCTCCAGGATCCACAGGAGAATGTCAGTTACTCTGCCCACGTCAGGAATGCCGTTCCAGGCAGGGAGGTCGGAATGAGGACCACCACCGGCTTGGGAGAGGAAGAGCAGCTCCTGTTCATTCAGCCCAATAGAGTTGACGATGGGCATGACCTGCTAACAGAAGAGCCCACAGTACTGAATGTGGTACGCATGCTGCTATAAGGTAAGCACATAGACATAGACTAGGTGCTAACGAGACATGCACGAGGCGTACTGGTATTGGCAGACAATTGTTCAAAATGTACTACAGATTTGACTGATAATTAATATGATGATTTCttatattagattttttttttttgttacagtaaATAGTTAAGTGAAAAGAGGAGTGGTCCTCCAAAGACATGAAGTTAAAGACAAAACATtctacaaaaacattttaagcaagatttcTGTATACTTTTTATGTGATAATTGtagaataaaaaaaggaaagtacCACCATGCAAAACATTGGACACCCCAAGACAATAACATTTACCGAGGTCTCAGACTTTAATTAGTTTGTTATGGCTATGGCTTGTACACAACCAGTTAGGAAAGGCTAAATTCAAAAATTTTAAATACTCCTCAAACCTTGAGGCAGCGattagcagccatgggctcctctaagcagctgcctttCACTCTGAAAGTTAAAATAATTGATCCCcacaaagaaggagaagaataTAACAAGATAGCAAAGTGTTACCGGTAGCCGTTTTTCTCAGTTCGTAATGTAATTTAGATAATGACAGTTAACAGGTACAGTGGAGGTCAAGCTGAGGTCTGCAAGACCCAAGAGATACCCTTGTATggctgcaaaagaccttcagaaaGATTTAGCAGAGTAGAGTGGTGGGGCACCGTTcacctgcacaaataacttTCATGGAAGCATCAAATTAAACCTTGCCAGCATCCTCTCCACAAAATAGTTCTAAAGGGAGATCTAAACGAGCCTGATGTATTTTTTGCAAACTAGTCATGTGGACTGATTAAGTTAAAACTGAAGTTTGGCTGCGATGGTATTTTTgaaaatcaggtcatctttaaCGTATTAAGCTATTCAAATGTATCAAATGAAGCACAGAGATGGTTAGTGCTAGGCAGAAAATCCACACATACTTGGTGCTTGGTAGGCATTTGTTTGAATTTATAATACTGAGTTGATGAGCTAAGCATTTGAACGGCAAATAGAATTAACAGAACTAGCTAGAGCTGAAATTGACAacttcttttcttcattttggaATTATATTCTAAGGAAAATAAAAGCTGACCATTTCAGTTTtctctgttgtttttcctctctttcctgCCTTTAACACCTAAATGATGTTTATTCCACCAGCAGGTAGACAAAACATTACGCTACCAGTTTTAACAAAATGAATTCCAGTGAATTTaaagaatgttctattaaaccTACACATTTACCTCTTTCATGATGCTGCTCATGTAGTCTCGGTCAGTCATGCTGGCCAACTCCAGATGTATGGGCACCTCATTGCGGACATCCGAGATGGCAATGACTGCCTGTAGAACAAGCAGGGTAGATTGAGAAATAGCGCAATATGTGCTCTAGGTCTGGAGTTTGACACCAGTGATTTACAGCATACCATGAGCAAACAAGGACAAAATATGTTTGACATCTACAGCCTGTccaaaaagcaaacaaacaaaaaaaaaattacagcaAACCTCTTTGAGTCTGTCCTCCCACAGCTCCCGGCCCATGCCCTCCATCATGTGGAGTCCAGAAAGCACCaccagtccaggctgaaactcCTCGAGACTTGCCACAAAAGTCTCCAAAGTACTCATTTCGCCATTCGACACATCATGAGAGAAGATGAAGCGATTGGCCTGAGGAGCTCGAGTCAATCCCCACTGCTCCCCTAAGCAAACACGGGCCAAAACGTCACATTACTAACCACATCCGACAAAGGCAAATAGCAAAAGTGGTTAAGAACAATTAGGTACAATGTAGTAAAATGATGAAATGCCAAAGGTTGGTACATTTCTTATTACATAAATAATCTTTTCAAACTGGTCTTATGAAAAAATTGCTAGCTTGCTAGCATGTTAGCCACCACACAACTGGTGAATAAACAAAGAAGCCTTTTTATATAGGCATCTGGTAAAGTTAAGCTTGTTAATGAATACAGGAACACATCCTCACCTGCCTTGTACTCCAGAATGAGGTGATATTCGTCAGTCTCTTGCAGTGATTCTGGAGGTACTATTATCTGCTCGTCCAGCAGTTCATGCAGTTTAGGGCCCACAGGGCCACACAAGAGCACCTATAAGAAAATCGCTGGATTTTACAAATGGGAATACAGGACAATAAACATGCTCTAACGTAAATTCCAGGATCTTCAAATAAATAAGTGAGAAGAACAGTTATGTAACTAGAAACACCAACTGAATGTAAGAAGGCGTTGTctgtaacatttatttttaaagaacacATACAGGGGGTTAAGGTTTTCTTCCTTGTTTAGTAAAGCCTAAATTAGACACTTGCAAATCTATATTTTCACATTAACCTGTATTAATACATTAATGGTCTGTTATGTGAAAAtcattaaaaactgaatgatcagttataatatgagaaaaaaacactaaacacatctaaacactacaatttattttaattcaacAGATACTGAAATTACAATGCATACTGAATTGTTTTGTCCCTAATTAGTTGGGGtcatttatatattaaacaaaaCTGTGCTTAATAAGATTATCACTTTTTGCTGAATTTTCAAACTTGGATCATAGTTTTAGAAATAAACTCCCATGCTTAACCATTTCAGAAACAGAAAAGCAACATACCAAACATGAGACAAACATGAAGAACTGTAGAAACTGCCGTTTCTGTCTACTCACCACCAGCTCAGGGTATGAGGCAAActtctgaccaatcagagcagcaTTTCCTCCCACATACAGCTACAGCAGAGAGTGAGACAGGAAACCACAGATTATGAAAGATCATCCATCACACTGCATCACTTATACCCAGAAAGCACAGTGCCTAACCATAAGCTATAGAGGTCACATTTGAAAACTGAAAAGCAAGGGTCTTtaacacaaatacaaatgtaGAGTAGTGCAAGGACCAGCCTTATTCAGCCTAAGCCTATTGCGTCACCTATTAATTACTGTCGACTGAAGAATTACATTTGACACAGAAACCCAATCCCCACTGGGCTCTGCCCTCATACAAAAATTAAAAGTGTGAGCCCTCATGGAACAACGTCTTCTCTACAGGAGACACCAAAATTAGCCGtacatttagaaaataataTTGTCAAACTGGTCAAGTCAGTTTTGAGGCTGTGTGCACAAACCAGAAGGACCACATCAGGGCCCACAACACGGCAGGCATTCCGCTGGGTTAAACTCTCATAAAAAGACCAAAGGTGGGGCCGTCCAGTGATTACACTGCCAATCTGACAAAAACAGAACCCAACCCTAAAAGCAACACCCGAACAGAAATTCTACCTGGGCGCCAGGATACTCAGCAGCAGCCCGAGCAATCCTTTGAAAGACTTCACTATCCGAGAAGAATCGCTCCGCAGCTGCCCCTTTCTCCATGTAGTGAATGAAGGTCTCTTTTAGGTCCTCTTTGGAGCGTAGCACATCATGGTCTCGGCCTGATCCCGGATCGACAGCCAAAGCCTGGAGCAACCCTACCCCTGACACCACCACGTCTATACAGGCGTTTACCCTGAAGGCAGAGAAAAGGGGCAATTActtaaatttattaaaaaggCAGTAAGTTGGTTGCAGCCGCAGTCAAACCTCGCTACTAAACCAGAGAAAATTCAGTTTATGGAAATGACCAACCGAAGGACCGTACAGATGAACTACTTATTCGGTTAGTCCACGGTGTCCCAGAAACTCACCCAACCGCTACTCGACCCCATTGCCTGGTAGGGGCAGTGATGAGGACATCCCAGGCCCTGGAGATGGTTTCTTCCAGAGCAGGAGCGATGGGCTCATACTGGGGAAGGGACTGGGTGACAAACCGCAGCATTCGCTCTGGTAGCTCTGGATTTGTGCGATAAATATACCCTAATGCAAGGGCTAGCAGAGCCACCAGTGCAGCCTTCCTCCACATGGTTCAGCACAGGTTCTGAAACACAGCCAGACACATGGGGCACAAGTCTCTAGGCAGTTCTTCAGGTTTCTGGTAGCAAGGCAGAGGCTTTGGATCTCTTAAATAACGTTAGCACTATGAAATCTCATACATACATAGAACATCCTAGATCCTATAAGGCCTGATTACCCAGTTACTTTAGGCTTATTCGGAGGGAATGAATGAAACTCTCAACCAAACAAGCAAGCAAGCAGATGCGTTAATACATGACCACTCGTTACAGGGAGTTAGTTAGCTAACGTAACTGGTATTTAGCACCTTCCTGCTATTTTTAGCCATTCATTACTGAGACCAGCTATCTACGTTACAGGAGCTTTTCTTGATCTAGGGCAGATATGACCTAGTTCCTCGACTCAACAACTGGTGCTTAGGGTAAATTGCTTCACTGCTTAGTTTGCTTGTGGGTTTAATAACTGACAATAACGCAAGTGTGTATAACTCGAGAGCCTCTGTTTCGGCACTCACTGTTTTGGCTGACTAGGCTAACCGTTAGCTTGCTAGTTAGCCACGTAGTGCTATCCCTAGCTAGCTACCCTTTGTGTTGCAAAGGCAACTCAGTGGCGAGTTAGCTATAAATCTGTGCAACTGTGCAAAATATCCAGCCCTGTGTATTTTTGATGTAACATTGGCTAATATAGCTAGTAGCTGGCTAACCTTTAAGCTTGCTGCCATAACATCAATGGGCTACCAGGctagctgactggctaacgCTAGCGTTGACAAACATATCCAGGTAGTTATTaatagctagctaagttagcctGTCAGTTTGGCAAGTTAGCTACGACATTACGAGCGAGACCCGCGTAAACATGAACAACACGCTTGCTTTCAGGGGTCCAAGCTTTGTGCACACTCACCTGAGAGACCACTGCGAACGCCAGGGCTACCTGAGTGAAGTTGTGTGCTCCCGGCGCCACGTCTGACTACGGAAGAAGTCGGCAACTTTACTCAGGGAGACGCAGTTACTGAAGGAGATACGCAAAGTAATGGCGTAGTAGAGATGGTGAAACGCAAAAACACCAGAATGAGCAGACTCGGGTCACGAGCTGGCTGAAGTGCTCCCTGTGCAGCGTTATTCTGTGTGTACAGTGCAGGCAAAAGTTACTGAGCTTTTTACTGTTTCTtggattttatataaaatattggtttgatccaagttaccaaagtcacaattttaaacaaacaaacaaacatctaactcaattaatgaagttaattatttataatgaaCTCGATTAATTAAGCACATCATGAAACATAGAcaatgcaggctagaaaaagtaagtgaagccTTCAGTTTAATCTGTAGAACCCCTCCACCCCCATTTAGCAGCAATCTCATCCTCCAATTGCTTCCTGTTGCTGGAAATAAGATGTACGCAATGTAGAGGAGGAATTTTCCGGATCCGTTTTGGTTCAACAATATTTCTGGAGTGTTTCCATGAACAGCCATCTTCAGGTCATACCACAACATCTTGATatggttaaggtcaggactctgaTTTGGCCATTTCCATGGGTTCTTTCTCACCTGTTTCAGGATTGCCAATTGTGCCCTTGGAGTGACCTTACCAGGACGCCCACTCCTTGAAAGAGAAACAACAGTTCTGAATATTCTCCATTAATAGGATAGTTTGTCTACCCGCGACTGTATGTAAACCCAGGCCTTTAGCAATCCTTTTGTAGCCTCTTTCAGCTTCATGCATCTCTGTAACGCGTCATCTGAGGTCGTTTACATCGAGGTATGGTTCACACCAATCCGCCAGAACAGAACTGAAAACTAGCCCTTGCTCTATATGTTTACCTGACGTGCTCAATATAAGACAACAAACTGTTTGTATGGCATTACATAGTTTAATTTTTTAGTTTGTCTATAGTTGTGATTGAAAAGGGAATTCTGCAGAATTTTTAACAGTCTGCCCTTGAGGTATATATTAGGCTTAACGTGAAATGGTGCTCTGTACAGAAACTGCCAGACACAGATTCCTTTACAGTGGTGGCCGCAGGAACCACACGCTGCAATATCTGCAATGCAAATACAGTGATTGTATTTGCTATTCAAAATGACACGTGAACCTGGATGCTGTCTGAGTCAATGACCAGgtcactggttcaccagttgtccctgcttgcaccacttttggtaggtactaacaaCTGCATATCTGGAACCCCAGACAAGACCTGCCATtttgagatgctctgacccagtcatccagCCATCACAATGTGGCCCTCGTCTAAGTCGAACAGATTCTTGCACTTGACTATTtgccctgcttccaacacatcaacttaaagaactgactgatcacttgctgcctaatatgcagATCCCACCCCTTTGCCAGGTGCCACTGTAGTCATGTTATTCACTTCAGGTCAATGGTTTCAATGTTATAGCTGATGGTCTTCTATGGGATGTCACACATGGACTGTGTCCAGAGATTCCAGTCCAGTCAACTTCTTGAAGAGGAGTGCATGTCTGCTGTATGTCTGACATCTGAAAACATGATTTTGCTGACTGGGCACTGGTTTTCTagacatggattaagcctagtcttaaACTAAATTGAAGCGTCAGTGATGGCTCACCAGTGGAAAGCTTAAAATCTGGGAAACTGGCCATGAGAGACTTGTTTGGAGCATGCATCCCACACCCCACATCCTCAAAAGCTTTACTGTATGTTTTATATAAACAACAGCCAACTGGCTGAGAGGTTTCAGCTTCTGTTCCCTGAAGTTAAACTTGAGCTGAGGCCTGAAGTTGACTTGTCCCGACCATTGTTGTCCCACCATTTAACATAATCTGTTCTCCTGTTTTCTGGTGTTATGAGGATAGTAGATTCCACTATGTTTTACCACGTGTCCCAAACTGGTCTCATTATGTATTTAACAGACTAAATGTTTTACGTACTGAGATTTAATcagttaatattaaattaataatgttTTGGTGCTGTTCTTCATCATTACCAACAGGTGGCGGTATTATCTAAGCAAGAACTTTGTAAGAGCAAAGCTGCAAGTATTACTCACCAGCAATCATTCAATGCTCTTTTATTAGTGGTAAGACAAAACCTCAGCAGTTAACTATTAGAGATCCAGTGCTTATTACTGTTCATAAACCTTAGGATAACAAAGCATGCTATTTGGATGTTATCATGACTACATACCACAGACAGACACTGCAAATTTCAAATCCCTGGCTCAAATTCCACTAACCATATCTGGCCTGGCTATACAGCATGATGGTCTTATTTGTCTGCCTCTATACCCTGTGGTGTAAAAGTCAGTTTCACAGAACTcgtcatttaaagcagcattatgcgagaattggcatttcttgctcctgggctccccctacagtcagttGAGAAACTTTGAGCCATTCCTAAAGGGCatgcttttcacatgcatttctagGCAAGCTTAGAGATACCAGACCGGCTCCTGAAgcgaaagaagcatgtggactgagataGTAGAGTGAAATTACAAGAATTGACATAAATTTGATTCAGGTTATGCAGCATCAtgcagtggttgctgtggtgcaaCATAACAtgtaacaccactatctgctaGTAGGGTACCATACCATATGGGATTTGActtgggtttgattcctggtctggctgtctatgctgcgctacaccattATGAGTGCTTGGGCACGACTCCTACCACTGCATTAGCCAGAAATTGGCTCTGTAATATGAGCAAtcttgtaagttgctctagctaagagtgtcagctaaatgccattaatgtaaagttacacagtgcagtaagTAGTGTGCTGAGCCTGGAATAGCAATGCTAGAGATGCTATCCTCTGTATAACAGGACAGTGCAACATGATTCTTAAGCTATTATTTTAAGGACAAAAtgttgcataatgttgctttaatggaGCAGTAAACACAATTGTCATTACAGCTAGAAAGACCATTATGAGGAAGCAATAGAATAATGGCAAGCAGCCGCATGAGTGACAAGAAATGGAGGCTCATAGTCAACAGTGCGTGACCTGGAAAAATGCCTTTCTGGTTTAAATCTGGCCAGCTATGTGACCAGCTGCGAGCTGGTAACACGAGACATGTACAGATGACCTCTCCCAAAACAGTGTAGCACACAGAGATTGTATGTCTATATGGTGCAGTGTGAATCTAGCATTATGTGCTGCAATTACTCAGTGCAACAGAACTCCAGAATTCTGTTCCATCAGAAAATAGATTTTGCTGAATCTGAAAACATGATGCAACACACATCACATCTGCATGTATACGGAAAAGTGAGACGAGAAAAAGGACTGGACTtcattgccccccccccctaaaataAGGTGCAATCCTCGTTTCCTGTTACAACGCAGGGGAACATCGGCCTGAACAGCAGAGAAACATCAGGCCTTCTCTGTGTCTCCGCTTTGATCAGTGCTTTGATTGGTTTTATGTTGGCAGATCTTTTGCTCGGAAGGCCTGGGTTTGAACCTGTTTCCATTCGGCAGCAGTAGACGGGGTGGTGCCTTTGATAGCAGTCAGGGCGAGCCGGGGAAAATGTGTGAGGATTTCCTAATAGTTTAACTAATTCCAGATTAAAGGGGTATCAAAGAGAAGGGAGAAGCCTGGCGAAGACGATTACGAGCGCAGGCGCTGAGTAGAAATGGCAAGCTTAAACCTGATTTCACACAAGAGTCGAGTCAAAAAATAAATcagctttctctccctccctccctcagacacaaaaatacacacacacacacacacacacacacacaaacccataaCTATGTCCACCACAGCATGGAATCATTAAAAATTCAATGGTGGCCACCAGTCTTTGATTTCTTGGATTACCATCTTTtattctccctctgtctctctctgtttcagctCAGTTTCAATTTAGTGCTTGCTTCAATGGACGACTGTTTCTCATGAATTATTTCCAAAGTAATTGATCACTATGTGAtgataatgaaaaaaaagaagaagaagaaataataatattaaaaaaacaattacgACATCTGTCACAACATTGCTTTATCAGCATCAATAAAGTAAAGGAGGGTCAAACATAAGGAGAGTCCTTCAGGCGATGATGTATGAGGTATCCAGAGTTTACAGCGACCGCTGCAGCTTGTCCTTTCCTTAGGTGAGATGTAATTGCTACCTTTTCGATTTGTGATAGCTGAGGCGCGTTACATCACATGCTCTGAAGTGTTTCGCGGGCAATAAAAAAGGCATAAAGAGGTCATCTTCTTTTGACAGTGTTTATTTGGCTCATCTGCGCAGCTACACTGGTCACTGAGCCAGCTCTGCACACCAACCACCTCTTTCTCACCACCTGCATTCAAATATGGGTTGTAAAGTCAGCATCATTGACCTTCTGTTCCAAATAAGTGTTTGTATTTTTAGGATAAGCTTGTTTACTCCTTAGCTTTAGTCAGCAGTGTCAGTCTCTAGTGGCTGTGTATTAGCGAATAGTGGCTTAGTTCGCTTCAGAAGCAGCTGGCACAGTGGTCCAGCCTGTGATCTCCTTTCACACTCTCAGTAAGCTGGTCAGAATTTTCTTTCACCAAGATTTCCAGACATGTAGATATGAAGGTATGCTCTGTGCTTTCAGAACTTGGTGCAGAAATGGAGGCCAGCTATAGATGGAATAGGACCCAGTACAGGCCAGTCAATCAGAGCATAGGTAAtttaggttatatatatatatatatatatatatatatataaagtattgggacacttgctcattcgttgtttccgaAATCATGAAAAAAAGTTCTGGGTATCCTGCTTCTGCTAGAGTAACTGTATCCATTGTGCAGGAGAGGCTTTCtgcaagattttggagcattgctgtgaggatttgactgcatttcgTGTGATCACCAATCCTCCtcatccccaaatcatcccaaaaatactagACGGAGCACAGCCCAAAGCtagggggcttcatacccctctagcccacgtctggcattagtgccaatggtgccaataggttcatgttcatctgctccagaaagcccTGTTCTATGGGCAGttattctctacagggactagaccatcttaatgtgtgcatttgcacatctgtgtcagcaatgggtgcaacttaaagtagctgaatgcattctttagaaagggtgtccacaaacatttgtccccCAAAAAACTTTTGTTGCTTTTGGTTGTCCCAAGAAGTGACAGACAAGCTCTGATTATAATGATTTGCTAGAATGCCCAAACAAAACCACAGTGAGTGAGCTATTAATACAGTAGAGGTTTATTTTAAGGCACGTCTCTGCACTGTCAGGGTCCCGGGTTGCCACTCAGAGTCTGGATGAGATCATTAGTGTGTGGCTGTTGGCTGTGGAGCTGCCCTCTGCCCGTCTCCCTGCTGATCCATGTGTTAATTACTTATCTCAGCGTGACGGGGCCCCGGGCCCTTTAGGGCAGATGTAATGAAGGCGAGGATCCAGACACCTCTGATCTCAGTGGGAGGGAAGTcagtgcgtatgtgtgtgtattggcgtatgtgtgtgtatgtgcgttgAGGTGAGAGGCTCTCGCATGGTCTAACATGGCACAAGTAATTACCGCTTCAGGAAGAGGGATTGAGGTGCCTGGACAAGTCCCCATTTACTGTGTAAGCCAGAGTTTGTGTTTGTAGAGgtgtgggcgtgtgtgtgtgtgtgtgtgtgtgtgtacacttacATGCGCACGTTTAACCTTTTAAATTGAAAGGGCCTCAGTTCCTCACAATCAGAACCACATACAAATCATGTCTCAtgtctga contains:
- the adpgk gene encoding ADP-dependent glucokinase isoform X2 — translated: MWRKAALVALLALALGYIYRTNPELPERMLRFVTQSLPQYEPIAPALEETISRAWDVLITAPTRQWGRVAVGVNACIDVVVSGVGLLQALAVDPGSGRDHDVLRSKEDLKETFIHYMEKGAAAERFFSDSEVFQRIARAAAEYPGAQLYVGGNAALIGQKFASYPELVVLLCGPVGPKLHELLDEQIIVPPESLQETDEYHLILEYKAGEQWGLTRAPQANRFIFSHDVSNGEMSTLETFVASLEEFQPGLVVLSGLHMMEGMGRELWEDRLKEAVIAISDVRNEVPIHLELASMTDRDYMSSIMKEVMPIVNSIGLNEQELLFLSQAGGGPHSDLPAWNGIPDVGRVTDILLWILEQHGRADPESEADLTRIHFHTLAYHILATVDGHWANQRAAVAAGARVASSQACGLQAVDVSKVVLKVPLRFYSSFSEPRESLVLEPSSPVTVWRRRNVTFYLSPVLVCKQPLRTVGLGDAISAEGLMYSEIAPQPQSEQ
- the adpgk gene encoding ADP-dependent glucokinase isoform X1, with protein sequence MWRKAALVALLALALGYIYRTNPELPERMLRFVTQSLPQYEPIAPALEETISRAWDVLITAPTRQWGRVAVGVNACIDVVVSGVGLLQALAVDPGSGRDHDVLRSKEDLKETFIHYMEKGAAAERFFSDSEVFQRIARAAAEYPGAQLYVGGNAALIGQKFASYPELVVLLCGPVGPKLHELLDEQIIVPPESLQETDEYHLILEYKAGEQWGLTRAPQANRFIFSHDVSNGEMSTLETFVASLEEFQPGLVVLSGLHMMEGMGRELWEDRLKEAVIAISDVRNEVPIHLELASMTDRDYMSSIMKEQVMPIVNSIGLNEQELLFLSQAGGGPHSDLPAWNGIPDVGRVTDILLWILEQHGRADPESEADLTRIHFHTLAYHILATVDGHWANQRAAVAAGARVASSQACGLQAVDVSKVVLKVPLRFYSSFSEPRESLVLEPSSPVTVWRRRNVTFYLSPVLVCKQPLRTVGLGDAISAEGLMYSEIAPQPQSEQ